One genomic segment of Primulina tabacum isolate GXHZ01 chromosome 9, ASM2559414v2, whole genome shotgun sequence includes these proteins:
- the LOC142555805 gene encoding GPI-anchored protein LLG1-like — translation MGSCQLNCCLVLVLCLSLFTAFSTSTFISDGIFGSQILSERRLLQAKKPCPVNFEFQNYTIITSRCKGPQYPPNLCCSALKDFSCPYVDDLNDLSNDCASTMFSYINLYGKYPPGLFASECREGKLGLECPALPPSAALSDKSGNSSGSGKMSELLPMLILVAASLVLSMQLI, via the exons ATGGGTTCGTGTCAGTTGAATTGTTGTTTGGTTTTAGTTCTATGTTTGTCCCTTTTCACCGCCTTCTCAACTTCTACCTTCATTTCAG ATGGTATATTTGGATCCCAAATTTTGAGTGAGAGGAGGCTTCTTCAGGCAAAGAAAC CCTGCCCTGTGAACTTCGAGTTCCAGAACTACACCATCATCACCAGCAGGTGCAAGGGACCTCAATACCCACCCAACCTATGCTGTTCAGCATTAAAAGACTTTTCCTGTCCATATGTGGATGATTTGAATGACTTATCGAATGACTGTGCTTCTACCATGTTCAGCTATATCAATCTTTACGGAAAGTACCCACCAGGTCTATTTGCCAGTGAGTGCCGAGAAGGGAAGCTGGGCCTTGAATGCCCTGCACTACCACCATCAGCTGCACTGTCAGATAAATCTGGTAATTCAAGCGGCAGTGGGAAGATGTCTGAACTTTTGCCAATGCTGATTCTTGTAGCTGCTTCCCTTGTGTTGTCAATGCAGCTTATTTAA
- the LOC142555806 gene encoding photosystem I reaction center subunit V, chloroplastic-like, translated as MASTLFSTPTFQGLRTLNKPTDFKPTSSASSFYRPLTTKKRCSSLAVKAELNPSIVISLSTGLSLFLGRFVFFSFQRENVAKQVPEQNGISHFEAGDERAKEYVSLLKSNDPVGFNIVDVLAWGSLGHIVAYYILATSSNGYDPSFF; from the coding sequence ATGGCCTCCACACTCTTCTCAACTCCAACCTTCCAAGGTCTAAGAACCCTCAACAAGCCCACAGACTTCAAGCCCACTTCCTCCGCCTCCTCCTTCTACCGCCCTCTCACCACCAAGAAACGCTGCAGTAGCCTCGCCGTCAAGGCGGAGCTCAACCCATCTATAGTCATCAGCTTGAGCACCGGACTCTCTCTTTTCTTGGGCAGGTTCGTGTTCTTCTCCTTCCAGAGGGAAAACGTGGCCAAACAGGTGCCGGAGCAGAACGGGATCTCCCACTTCGAGGCCGGCGATGAACGTGCCAAGGAATACGTCAGCCTTCTCAAATCCAACGACCCTGTCGGATTCAACATCGTTGATGTTCTTGCTTGGGGTTCTCTTGGACACATTGTGGCTTACTACATTCTTGCCACTTCTTCCAATGGATATGATCCCAGTTTCTTCTAG